The Drosophila sulfurigaster albostrigata strain 15112-1811.04 chromosome 3, ASM2355843v2, whole genome shotgun sequence genomic sequence CAGCGTTCGCGTTACCATTTGCCCAGGAGCATGAGACGATGTGGCTGCTATACGCTCagtttgtttattgtatttttaatgctaTACAATTACCTGCCGAATATCTACTTGGATGTACAAAAACGACACAGTGCGTAGGATGTGGTTTGAATCCACAATCTTCTATGTACACAcagtatgtacatacatatatacaataaccCTCAATATTTTTTCAGTGCCATTGTCGGACTGGTCGGCGAACACATCCTTGGACATCAAGGATTATATTTCGCCCCAGCAGGATACGGCCCTGATTATGCCTCGGGGTTTCTGCACAAACAAGACCTTTCTCATCATTGCCGTCAGTACGAACTTGAACAATTTCGTAGAACGCCAGACAATACGTGAGACATGGGGAAATACAACAGAATTCAACTATTCAGCATTTGGCAAGCTGCATGGCCATATGAAAGGACGCTACCTGCCGGCAAAGCCAGATCGTCTGCGTCTTTATGCCGATTATCTAACTGGCGAGGGTGATTCATTGACTGCCACAGTGcgtatcatttttattgttgggCGCAGCAGTTATGAATCACATCTGGGCAACGAAACGCTGATACGCCTGAACAACGAAGCCGAAATGTACAACGATATTATTCAGGATAATTTCATTGACACGTACAACAATCTAACAATAAAATCCGTCATGGCACTGAAACACATTAGCAGAAGTTGCGCCAAGTCTTGCGCATACTTTCTCAAATGCGATGATGATACGTTTGTCAATGTGCCAAATCTCTTGCACTATTTGCTGGGAGGCACAGTACCGCTGTACAATGATACCTTGGACTATTATGATCGCAGGTCGTTTCTCGTCATGATGCCACACAATAGTCTGAATGCCACCACGGGCATAATGCGTGGTCATCAGTTTTGCAATGTGATGCCCGTGAGCGAGGTGAGCAGCAAATGGTACATGCCCTATTACATGTATCAAGCAGATGCATATCCACAGTATCTTTCGGGTGCTGGTTATCTAATGTCCATCGATGTGGTGGATCGTCTCTATGAGGCAGCGTTAAATACATCTCTCCTATACTTGGAGGATGTATATATTACCGGTCTATGTGCAGATCGGGCAAATATCAAGCGGCAGCATCATTCACTATTTAGTTTTGCACACTCACAACATTTGTGTGCCTTTAAAGGCAGCATAACACAGCACCAGGTGAAGGAGGAGACTATGGTCGAGGCGTGGCGTTATGTATCTAATTATACTATTAAATGTCCGCCCCCGGGTAATTACTTAAACCATATGCGATTGCGTAATCGTATGAATTGTTAAGAGAAAATGAGCTGTGAATCTGCCTCCCTGTGTAACAAAGGCTGCTAAAATGTATACGTAGCACATATCTGAACGATATAATTTTCTTAGTTGCATGTATTGGAAGTATACATCCTATTTATGTTGCATGTGCTTTCAACGCACAAGAAGACTCAATCACACTAACATTAATTATTAGAAACTTTTGTTCCTACCCTGTCCAGTTTATTTTCGAATGTTTgcaatatatttctaaatgcTTCCTGCATAAGGATTGTGGAAATCGCGCACTTGATAATCATATAATCTAAGTCAGCTGATCAATATTTTACCGAATAGACAAAACCaattatgtattaaaattGCTCAATTTACATATCCAAGCTGTAGAACaaactaaaattgaattttacgtttttaaaattattattcattcaaTTAGATTGTTCAATCAGTGTTTTTCCACAATACCTTACAGAGAATTTTAAGATGACTAAAGAGTCATGCATGAAACCTAAAGAGATAAGAGTTTTATCAAAAGATCCTTCATTATGtccaatttaattaaattatacactTTATACACAAACgtacatttatgtatgtccaacaaaaaacagctagtaatactattaaaaatcaatgctCTTAATTACCCCTAATTATATTACACATATCTAGGTTTAATGTAGAAATTTagcacaaaaaagaaaaatttactAGTTGCAGCTAGGATTGGCAGCTTGAAGAAATGTACTTCTTTTAGAGCGTTAAGGAAAATTGTTATATCATATCGTCGTGGgtagttttttttgtaaacataGCCGCTAAGCgttctgtttattttgtttaccattaatatacatatagaaatatatatatatatataaatgaatataatctCATTGCGccaagtatttatttttctaaaattaaagaataaatgaaattattataatatcaaAAAACTTAGATATATTAACTATATAATGTCAATGATTggatttatgtttatgtaccatggaaaaacaaaaacaagataattgaaatgaaaatgtggaGAGCCAATCAAAAATGGCTCGTCTTATGACTAAGCGTAGCATTTTTATACAAGATATTTGCTGTATAAATAGTGTCATTACAATAGCAAGTTTCTATAactataataacaaattacatTCGAGTTTAGCGTAAATGTCCATGAAAAATTTACTTTCACTTCGAACAGATTATAGCAAAAGTGAATTTTATGAATACACTTAAAAAGCTTCAACATTACTGTCCGACTGTGGTATCTGCCTGACTTCGCTCTCATTATCTGGCAATTCTGTCAGTAAAAGTTCATCGACTGTTGACGAAATTTTATTGGGTTCAGCTTCTGTATGCTGAGTGCTTGTGACTTCTGTGGGTTCGATAACTGATTTGGTTTCGGATTCCGTCTTCTTAAATTCTCCAGAATTCTTATCGTTCTCAATTTCCTCTTCCGCAGACAATATGGCATCAGTCTTTGAACTGTCTTCACTCGCAGTTTGAATAGTTGCACTTTTATCAACTTCTGTGCATGCGGGTTCTGGTGAATCGACATGGCTTTCTACTTTATCTGAATCAGTAACTATAGCTAATATATTATCGCTTTCGACAATGTTAGACGAATTTAATTCATTACTTTCCATGGTTGAGTTTTCAGTTATTCCAATTGTGTCTCCGTTTAACTTTTCAGACTCTTTATCTTCATTTGAGTGGTTTTCAATTACTGAGTCTGTTTTATCATTTTGAGTTTCTGCAGTTTTAGTTTGTTCTTTAGTTTCTATAGTACTTGAATTCTTATTAATTTCTGCCATAACTTCATTTTCATcgattattgaattaaaatcaGTGCTTATCTGATTATCTGCTACAATTCTGGGTTCTTCTGTATTAACATCAGGGTTttcactattattattttcgggGTCTCTTGATCTGTTCATATCTTCGTTACCATCTAAGTTTATATGATCCACTTCACTCGCATCTTTACTGGCAATATCACTCTCGTCTTTTGATGGCATTGGTTCCATACCGTCTACATTTTCAGACTGTTTCTCCGTGTCATCGATGGACCCTTGGGATTCTTTAGAAAGCTTTTTTTGCTCCTCGATCCATAGACGTGCTACTTCAAACTCATCTTCTGCGCGTCGTAATTTGACAGCAACTCTCATTTTGAGCTTGGCatcattcattttgatttccTCCATTCGCTGACGTTCTAAATGAAGCAAGGCTGGATTTGGTTTGTTAGTTGTCTTCTTGCGGGGCTGCTTTTTTTGTACTGCGCCGCCAGGTGATGACTTGGTTTTCACTTCAGCTACACCTTCAGTTATATCGACCTCAAGCAGGCTGGCTAGTATAGATGAGCTAAAAGCATTTACATCAATGTCCATGGCTGGATCAATAATGGCTGTCACTGGGTCCGCTTTGGGCAATTCAGGTTCAGGGGCTGTTGATTTAACCGCAGTTATTTTCAAGCCTTTTGACGGGGATTGGGCAGATGTTGACGGTCTCTCTTCCTCGTTGTCCGAATCAATAGTAATAGTGTCAGTTTTAGGCTCTACAATCTCGATTTCATTGTCCTCATCGTCGCTGGCTTGTTTCTCTGTAAGAATAAAATCGATTTTATATTgataattatgaataaaattcaaaaaagaataatataatcGTATCACGgtaaaatattgttgaattttaagcttaacaaattgaattgagtgAGAATCTTAAGGTGGTTTATTGAAGAATGCATTGAAGTATGGCATAAATTTAACTTAGTCTAGTCAGTAATATTCGAAGCTTAAATATTGAGAAACCGCATTTCCTCTAGCGGAAAATTGGTGCGTAACTTTTGCAGCGTCTTTTCATTTGGTCTTGGCTGTCGTTCCAGTTCTCGACAGTAGCACTCATAGGCAaactttgccatttgccagcgAAGCTTACAGGCACTCGCTTCACGTCTGAATCGTGGCAGACGTCTGGCTACTTCTGCCCAGAGTCTTTCGCGGGCACCGACATCATTGTAATCGACATGTCGCGGATTCCAAAGCGTGGGATAAGCTCGCATTGCTTGCACAAGTTGTTGTACAAACTGTTTATCGTCGGGCATATCCTTGAGCTTGCCAGCCGATTCACCAGATGAGCTATTCTCTGATCCCTGCTGGCCACAATCCTGCAGTGGCTCAAATTCATCACGTAAATCTTGTTCATCAATcttatatagaaaatataaactgGCCAGATATTTGGAGTATTTTAGCTCAAGATTGGCAAATGTGCGCTTGTCCTTGATGGTTTTCAGACGGAATGATTTGTACATCTCGTACATTTGTTGCCAACGCTCCACAATATACTCGTAGCGATAGTCTGCAagaatattacaatttaataatagttcAATAAATGACTGACAGACTACTTACTGGGCGCAGATTTCCAAAAGTTTTGCCACAGAGACTTGCGAGTCTGCTCGTCAATGCTGTTAAATTCAGGATCCGCTGACTTTCTCCAGAGCACAGGATGGCTTTTGGCAAAGTTAATGATGCGCAGGTCAATAGGACGCACATCAAGAGGTCGAACTGGCAAGCGATTAATTGGCTTTGTAGTTAGTCGTTTACCACTAGCCATGTTCGGTGAGTCTTTGTGAAAGGTATTTTCGATGGCATCCAATTGCTTGCGCTCGAACCCATCACCATCATCTTCGCCACAATCCACTGCCAGCCAATCACTGCGTGGCAAGTCTCTATTGGCCAAATAGTTTGTTGCCTTGTCAAAGTATCCCTTAAAGCGTCGTCCCAATTTCACCAAACGTTCAATGCGAACGTATCGTTTGCGTACATTCTTCCAGCGCAGCTTTATGTCATCACCGCGTGGAAAGTGGCTGGCAATAACGCGCCACTGCTTGCGTGTGACCTCCATTTTGCCATAGTCGGGATGACGCGTGCACCAAATTGAAGGATATTCACGCAGTAAGCGAGTTAGTTTTCGATCGTAGGCATGCGCCTGCTCGTTACGATTCATGCTTTCCTCGGTGCCAAGGGCATCGTATTCATCATccaaatcatcatcatcatcgataTCGTCAACATCATCGTTCTGATCATCTTCGTAATCATCTGGACCTTCATTCTCATTGTCCACATCCTGATTAGTGTCTTGatcatcatcctcatcttTCGGATCACCTTCCGCGCGTACGCCGATTGGCAACAATGGAGGCAGTGGTTCCGTTGAGTCTCCATCCTTGAGATTTGCATGTAAGCTCTTGCGATACTCGTAGACTTGATTATGAAAACTATTACAGCCGGTATTAAAGAGATCGACATCGTCCAACTGTCCATAGCAAACATAATCCACagctacaaataaaaaaaagtgagagagagaaggaaaggCATATTAATGTTTATCGAAAAACTGCTGCTGAATTCGATTCCATTGCCTTTTTGGATATTTTGCAAACACATGGACCAAGAGTTCAATTTAATCATCACAAGGCTGTATTTAAAAAGCCAAAGGAAATGGAACTCGCAGAGTTTTTCATAAACACAatacaatatactatacttaCATGCAGCACACCACATTCAAATGTATActcgtatatgtatatttatatggatTTCTTTTCGTTGCCCGTTTCTCGTCCATGTgttaaaatattcacaaaagACAATGAACACcactagttttaaaattaacatattttttgcGCTTTGCATTCACAAGCATCCGGATGCTATGTTTGCCGTTTAAACGCGATACATTGAagattcaaatttcaaatagatTTGTGACCATAACACTTCTTATGGGATCTATTATTCTTCCTTAGCTTAGAACTTACCTGCTGCTAATTGTCCGTTCTCCAAGCTGTTGGCATCGTTCTTAAAGCCCATTTCTCGCATATCAACCAAGCATTTTTCCTGCAGCTGCTTGAACCGTCCAATCGCATAGGTCATTAGATAGGACAAATGTATGTACAACTCCTTGAGATCCATATAACTGCGAGCCTGATTGTATGCATTGGAGTGTGTTAGCGTTTGAACTTTCCCCGTTAAGTGCGTACATATTTCCATGGCATTGAAGATCTGCTCTTGCAGCTGAGTGCGCGCCGTACCAATCGACGTGTTGGGGAACACATGCCGCACAAGGCTCGGCTGTGGTttcgctgctgccgctggagTCATCATAATCGTTGTGCCGCCATTACTATTGGCAGCCGGCGCTGGAGGTGTTGGCATGTTAACGGATTGCATTTGGCTGCCATTGTTAACTCGAACGATTTGTGAAGTgcgtggctgttgctgtggatTGGTTTGCGGATTGTAGATGCCGATGTTGGAGCCGTAGCTGGGATTGTTGTGCATCATGCGCTGGGGTGCTGCTAAGCGCTGACGAATAATAACCTGCGGTGTCACCGGCATGGGAGCAGAAGAAAGTGATGTCGACGGTTGACCTCCAAGTGGTACTTGACGTTTCACCTTAGAAGATTTTACTATTAATATTGGTAACCTATACAAAAATGCATCTATTTACTTGTATAAGGCGACCGTTGGGCAGACGATAGGAGTCCTGTTGAGCTGCAGTATTAAGATCGACACGAAATCCGTTAATGGTATGGAAAACGGGTCCAGCACTACGCACCGCATTGGGCACTACGGTGCGTCGCACCACGGGACTGGAAATGGGCGTGCTTTGGCGATAACGCATGCCCGAGCTGCTCAATACGAGTGGCGGGGGTAAACTGCTACGCGGAGCGACAGATgagttgccattgctgttgttgttgttgctgccgctgctacTGGGACTGGGTCCAGTGTAATTCTGCTGTACGCTCGTAATGCGCGGTGTTGTTGTGATAGTTGTCCCAGATGAGGCACTGGGGACAGTGCGTGGCGAAGACTTTTGGGCAACTGAGATTTGGCAGTCCGGCTCCAACATGCTCAGCAGATCTGGTGTACAAACAACTTCATCGTTAGAAGACTTGGGACGTTTCGCTGGCGGTCCCTGCGGCTTTGAATATTTCTTGACCGATGTGATGGAACTGTTATGGCTACGCTTAGACGCATTCGATTCTAAGCTCTCCATTGAGTCGGACAAACTATTGGCTTTCGCCTTGGCTAGCCGACAGCAAGAGCTGCTGTCCTTGTTCATCAAACGCCGCATCTCATCACCAGACAGCGGCATCGCTTGCAGTCCACTATAACAAAGTAAAAGAGTAATTAGTGATGGTTTCGATTGCATTTGCAGCACTTACTTCTTTTGTGTCTCAATGTAATTAATTAGAGCCCAATGTTGGGCACGGAGCGGCCACAATATCTTTGGGGTACATCTAAAACAGTTCCAGTTCTCGTTCTGTTCAATGTCAACGATGACGCCACGTGAGAGGTTCTTAATGATGCACGATTTGCAGAACACAAATGGACAAGTGGAACAGCAATAGACCTCGCCACCTTGACCACACCAGCGACAATACAGCTCAGAGCCATCTTCTCCCTTGGAGAATTCGCCGCTGTTGTAGAAATCGTGGCACTTGACACAGTGTGTGACTCGCAATATGGGGTGCATTTTGATGTTGCTCTCCGTGCTGGGTGCCGTGCCAAGATGTGAACGACAGACGGTGCAATGGACCTTTCGCTGATTGACCACATCCACGGTGGGATACATTTTGAGATAAAAGCGCCGCTCCTCCTCTGAAACGCTAGCGTCCATTTCGAATTTTGTGCCTAAGAAACGACCACATATTAGTCCGGGCGAAGACAGGAGGAAATGGATCCGGCAACTTACCCGCAAAATCGAAGTCGTATACTTTCAGGGAGGGCGAAGGAGTTGCTGGCTTCGCGGTTGTAACTGCCACAGCCATTTTAGAGCCGCCGGCATCGCTATTTATTGATGTACTGCTCATGTTGGTTCCTCTGAACACCGGTAACTTTAAGCCGATTTTACCACCGCACGTGGGATTTGCAATCAGGGAATATCTTCTtttacacacatgcacacatgcatatacacacacagtctACAATGCCAAACGCAGTGGACGCAACAGCAGCGTCGCGCtatttcttgtttctttttctgcaACAACTAATGACACTAACACAGAAGCATGACCAAtgtgtgtacaaaatataaagctTCCAACGCGCGGCAAATGATCTCTGCTGTTTAGCAgttaagttattaaaatatatttcttttaatattttgtgttgcttCTATGCTagattaaaaatgtatttttcacGCGACAGCAATACGAATACTATCTCGGTTTCCAACATGGCAGCCACTTCGTGTCTTCACACGAAGCGAACCGAATGCACGAAGTATACATAACTTTTGACTCGACTTTTAGAACCGATAATGgaatataaagtaaattctATTTGACGATAAAGCCCACGTTTCATTTAGTTGTGATCATTAACATTCAAATCCTATATTTATTTCAGATTCTAGCTAATTAATGCTATATATAAAGCCCAACTTACGATCGGTTATAATTAAGTATAATtttttgctaaaaaaaaaaacgacaaaaacaaacgacTTTTCCAATAAACATTAccttatataaaatacaatttaaaaatctctatttacatatttttccataatatatttatgttcaCTCGACAACCCTATCAACATCTAGTCATCTCTTTCGCACTAATGTAAATCTAATTTAAACCCGAACTTCaactaaaattgtaaatatttagtaaaaaaaaatacaattgccaaattgttcagtcaaataaaaagtatttgatAGGTAATTTTGTTacattgaaacaaattttaaaattaaaactaatttttttatacGATTGAGCATGCTTCAAGTTACTGAACACTGGTTACGAATGCAAcactaattaaattgttttcaacaCTGAATTGTCCATTTCACTTGAGATTGCAAAAGGAacgtatataaataaacaggtatattatttacatatgtatataaatatgcattttaaaaaaagtaaaatttattataaatacaaaatttgatattcaACTTACGCCATTAAAAGAGTGGATGTAAAGTGGAATTTATAAAAGTGACTTGCACTTTACTCTCAATAATATTATACGCGGCTTTCAGTTTTCTAGATTATTCTACTTTGTCGAGAAAGATTAAAAAGCAATACCCTatacacacattttaaattaagtccTATAAATACAAAGttgttaaaaagaaaactccACTTATTtcatgaaatataatatataaacaacTTTGGACATTGTGAACAATTTGGGGAATACCCGTAATAAAAGTGTATAGCGATAATCGatgtacaatatatttttgtgctttgaCATCGTTTAAAATCACTATATCGCTTGATAATAAATTCACATGCCTATGGACTTATAGTCCACaagttttgaaaaataataatttcagcttttattttgttcccTATCTTAATGCAGTATAACAGTGATAAACTATCTTagtagtatatgtatgtttggtatattaatcgcctttttcaaatataagTTACGGTCACCCTAATAAAAACTTATTGTCGTCGGCtctttttgtaaataatcaTTATTCTCTGACtttaacaatatattttgtttttgtattttgtaaaatatgtttCCACATCATTTGTAATCTGTGTTCTAATCATCTCTAAAACAGTTTTCAACAAAATGGAGGCGTCAACTTCAAATTCACTTGCCAGTTCGTCAAAATCGGACTTCTTTTATGGCTGGGATTTACTATACAAGACTGTAGATGGAATAATAAACAAGAAGGCTGATGTTATGATAGTCCTTGCACATTTTTTACTTACTAAGCACTACAAATTTCGTTGCATTGGTATTGGAGACGATGTGAGTAGAAGTTACCTGCAGAAcatagtaaataaattcactATAATCTTAATTGTCTTTAATAGAAAACGTTGAGCGAGGATGAGGAGGGAAGTGAACTGTTGCCAGATTATTGGAACAGCGATAACACCAAGTACTCATTGCGTTATGTGCACAATAATGTGCTTTACCTCCTGCTGGGACATATTACAGAAGATGCTTTGATTCTCAATCTCTTGGACATTAACACCAAAAATGTGTCCAACATTTGTCTCACCCCAGAATCGTTGGTTGCCGAAGTCAAAGGCAGCATCACTAAAATAATGC encodes the following:
- the LOC133844111 gene encoding uncharacterized protein LOC133844111 isoform X1; translated protein: MSSTSINSDAGGSKMAVAVTTAKPATPSPSLKVYDFDFAGTKFEMDASVSEEERRFYLKMYPTVDVVNQRKVHCTVCRSHLGTAPSTESNIKMHPILRVTHCVKCHDFYNSGEFSKGEDGSELYCRWCGQGGEVYCCSTCPFVFCKSCIIKNLSRGVIVDIEQNENWNCFRCTPKILWPLRAQHWALINYIETQKNGLQAMPLSGDEMRRLMNKDSSSCCRLAKAKANSLSDSMESLESNASKRSHNSSITSVKKYSKPQGPPAKRPKSSNDEVVCTPDLLSMLEPDCQISVAQKSSPRTVPSASSGTTITTTPRITSVQQNYTGPSPSSSGSNNNNSNGNSSVAPRSSLPPPLVLSSSGMRYRQSTPISSPVVRRTVVPNAVRSAGPVFHTINGFRVDLNTAAQQDSYRLPNGRLIQVKRQVPLGGQPSTSLSSAPMPVTPQVIIRQRLAAPQRMMHNNPSYGSNIGIYNPQTNPQQQPRTSQIVRVNNGSQMQSVNMPTPPAPAANSNGGTTIMMTPAAAAKPQPSLVRHVFPNTSIGTARTQLQEQIFNAMEICTHLTGKVQTLTHSNAYNQARSYMDLKELYIHLSYLMTYAIGRFKQLQEKCLVDMREMGFKNDANSLENGQLAAAVDYVCYGQLDDVDLFNTGCNSFHNQVYEYRKSLHANLKDGDSTEPLPPLLPIGVRAEGDPKDEDDDQDTNQDVDNENEGPDDYEDDQNDDVDDIDDDDDLDDEYDALGTEESMNRNEQAHAYDRKLTRLLREYPSIWCTRHPDYGKMEVTRKQWRVIASHFPRGDDIKLRWKNVRKRYVRIERLVKLGRRFKGYFDKATNYLANRDLPRSDWLAVDCGEDDGDGFERKQLDAIENTFHKDSPNMASGKRLTTKPINRLPVRPLDVRPIDLRIINFAKSHPVLWRKSADPEFNSIDEQTRKSLWQNFWKSAPNYRYEYIVERWQQMYEMYKSFRLKTIKDKRTFANLELKYSKYLASLYFLYKIDEQDLRDEFEPLQDCGQQGSENSSSGESAGKLKDMPDDKQFVQQLVQAMRAYPTLWNPRHVDYNDVGARERLWAEVARRLPRFRREASACKLRWQMAKFAYECYCRELERQPRPNEKTLQKLRTNFPLEEMRFLNI
- the LOC133844111 gene encoding uncharacterized protein LOC133844111 isoform X2 — encoded protein: MSSTSINSDAGGSKMAVAVTTAKPATPSPSLKVYDFDFAGTKFEMDASVSEEERRFYLKMYPTVDVVNQRKVHCTVCRSHLGTAPSTESNIKMHPILRVTHCVKCHDFYNSGEFSKGEDGSELYCRWCGQGGEVYCCSTCPFVFCKSCIIKNLSRGVIVDIEQNENWNCFRCTPKILWPLRAQHWALINYIETQKNGLQAMPLSGDEMRRLMNKDSSSCCRLAKAKANSLSDSMESLESNASKRSHNSSITSVKKYSKPQGPPAKRPKSSNDEVVCTPDLLSMLEPDCQISVAQKSSPRTVPSASSGTTITTTPRITSVQQNYTGPSPSSSGSNNNNSNGNSSVAPRSSLPPPLVLSSSGMRYRQSTPISSPVVRRTVVPNAVRSAGPVFHTINGFRVDLNTAAQQDSYRLPNGRLIQVKRQVPLGGQPSTSLSSAPMPVTPQVIIRQRLAAPQRMMHNNPSYGSNIGIYNPQTNPQQQPRTSQIVRVNNGSQMQSVNMPTPPAPAANSNGGTTIMMTPAAAAKPQPSLVRHVFPNTSIGTARTQLQEQIFNAMEICTHLTGKVQTLTHSNAYNQARSYMDLKELYIHLSYLMTYAIGRFKQLQEKCLVDMREMGFKNDANSLENGQLAAEKQASDDEDNEIEIVEPKTDTITIDSDNEEERPSTSAQSPSKGLKITAVKSTAPEPELPKADPVTAIIDPAMDIDVNAFSSSILASLLEVDITEGVAEVKTKSSPGGAVQKKQPRKKTTNKPNPALLHLERQRMEEIKMNDAKLKMRVAVKLRRAEDEFEVARLWIEEQKKLSKESQGSIDDTEKQSENVDGMEPMPSKDESDIASKDASEVDHINLDGNEDMNRSRDPENNNSENPDVNTEEPRIVADNQISTDFNSIIDENEVMAEINKNSSTIETKEQTKTAETQNDKTDSVIENHSNEDKESEKLNGDTIGITENSTMESNELNSSNIVESDNILAIVTDSDKVESHVDSPEPACTEVDKSATIQTASEDSSKTDAILSAEEEIENDKNSGEFKKTESETKSVIEPTEVTSTQHTEAEPNKISSTVDELLLTELPDNESEVRQIPQSDSNVEAF
- the LOC133844128 gene encoding proteasome inhibitor PI31 subunit, producing the protein MEASTSNSLASSSKSDFFYGWDLLYKTVDGIINKKADVMIVLAHFLLTKHYKFRCIGIGDDKTLSEDEEGSELLPDYWNSDNTKYSLRYVHNNVLYLLLGHITEDALILNLLDINTKNVSNICLTPESLVAEVKGSITKIMPTANDIVQRFRNELCDPIFTGNSREVTTQTQAAQPPAPNPALNPDPLRVGEPNRPGSFMPHGFEPRPFGFPDIGRGDLDPLGRGSGNLFPFGQNPGLARFDPFSPLPPRGPGSMGPNPDHMRPPNWNPDYYM
- the LOC133844119 gene encoding beta-1,3-galactosyltransferase 1-like; protein product: MDVKMPHSSHDILDEDELSSSLLNSSSSTPASGSEDDTQPKQRLRGYRKLQRRQRSRYHLPRSMRRCGCYTLSLFIVFLMLYNYLPNIYLDVQKRHMPLSDWSANTSLDIKDYISPQQDTALIMPRGFCTNKTFLIIAVSTNLNNFVERQTIRETWGNTTEFNYSAFGKLHGHMKGRYLPAKPDRLRLYADYLTGEGDSLTATVRIIFIVGRSSYESHLGNETLIRLNNEAEMYNDIIQDNFIDTYNNLTIKSVMALKHISRSCAKSCAYFLKCDDDTFVNVPNLLHYLLGGTVPLYNDTLDYYDRRSFLVMMPHNSLNATTGIMRGHQFCNVMPVSEVSSKWYMPYYMYQADAYPQYLSGAGYLMSIDVVDRLYEAALNTSLLYLEDVYITGLCADRANIKRQHHSLFSFAHSQHLCAFKGSITQHQVKEETMVEAWRYVSNYTIKCPPPGNYLNHMRLRNRMNC